The following proteins are encoded in a genomic region of Magallana gigas chromosome 1, xbMagGiga1.1, whole genome shotgun sequence:
- the LOC136275785 gene encoding uncharacterized protein, with translation MSSGGCCFGTATDCNNNVIYNLKDCVKTTYHHLRYLNANSKGINLPESYLILCRAGVNVITAAHLDQNICKFHRDFLGVYWKRSKRSCTHPFHGNSKSKPDRGITPVMSRELWLRLQLSVPIGEAVCRTCVSKHKADLSLGEQIVEEIRDRVQQMSNPPLHPTDDLQSCLYVNADPDTVPISQSNQTDHADDINMSDSEALHLSQSTAASNWSDMQKSSRERYNDAMQMLTNGHLEFLRSQASQPLQDLQYSTRAYYVRHAKAAFEFICDLIAPGQGHDLVDEVVCSYISSSSVVSQQDSMTDTVVEAYKKAADHTTRTQILSLIANKYSKATLLKMIEGMTIHQIDMARKHAATYWPGHYVDSPKIVRVRISKGKIQHFIEFISAPMYLHTVGFGSKHLKLSSGLEVKIPKVIRTMIASRLITAYVAYCQDNDIVPPSRATLYKIVKVCAASQMKSLHGIDNLASEGESGISIIEKAVEKLSELGLDELKVKDFKNQLQAVKLHLKNDFKTHLITKSTCIEHCMQYAFSDSPCDHEHSETCSSCHQVKNVTTEIAQCLKGVHCEANVKEEIQHDVDLSCEKIVNWRNHCIRTVNQDACKRDILNNLREDQGFIIMDWAMKYLPQTFRETQSEWFGKQGISWHVSCVLVRKNGTEDDEPLDILSYVHLLQNGTQGWFTVSKILTHTLQMLHESHPHLREVYLRSDNAGCYHCTPLLACLWKLRNDSFVTIREYNFSEAQSGKDLCDSRTGSCRMHILNYINEGNNVTNVFEMKDALESHGGVRNTFTSIIDVDMSTQPVLSGQLQIPISQYNNFTFMDSGILAFKSYGFGEQLIPSEKLESVTKNMMDIQEAMIVANAKPPTDKPRQKKTTSRLLSCCDPDCVKEFRKESQLLNHLAIGNHVNDNEEADNILDTSKRMWVQACTKIRSTQPIVSIETDDRNVADEVSYETQAYALKQRKKSARFSSAVKKFLFEIFDEGEKTGRKANPYTVSKQMRSEKDSDGKRLFSPCEWLTHQQIRGVFASFVTKKQKLSSSTSQAKRLICTRSVMSRMNFLKISSVVFRQQNILILFKT, from the exons ATGTCGTCTGGTGGGTGTTGCTTTGGCACAGCGACAGATTGTAACAATAATgtgatatataatttaaaagacTGCGTGAAAACAACATATCACCATTTAAGATACCTGAATGCAAACTCTAAAGGCATAAACCTGCCAGAAAGTTATTTAATCCTGTGCAGAGCTGGTGTGAATGTTATTACTGCAGCCCATCTAGACCAAAATATTTGCAAGTTTCACAGGGATTTTCTTGGTGTGTATTGGAAGCGAAGCAAACGATCATGTACACATCCATTTCAtggaaattcaaaatcaaagcCAGACAGAGGCATCACCCCAGTAATGAGTAGAGAACTATGGCTGCGTCTTCAACTCTCAGTTCCCATAGGCgaag CTGTATGCAGAACATGTGTTTCTAAACACAAAGCAGACCTCAGTCTTGGTGAACAAATTGTGGAAGAAATCAGag acaGAGTTCAACAAATGAGTAATCCACCATTACACCCAACTGATGATTTGCAAAGTTGCCTTTATGTCAATG ctGATCCAGACACTGTTCCAATATCTCAGTCCAACCAAACTGACCATGCTGATG aCATCAATATGTCAGACAGCGAAGCATTGCATTTGTCTCAGTCCACTGCTGCATCAAATTGGTCAGATATGCAAAAGTCTTCAAGGGAGAGGTACAATGATGCCATGCAAATGCTGACAAATGGCCACCTGGAGTTCCTTCGCTCTCAAGCAAGCCAACCTCTACAGGACTTGCAGTACTCAACCAGAGCATACTATGTGCGTCATGCAAAAGCtgcttttgaatttatttgtgaCCTCATAGCTCCTGGTCAAGGTCATGATCTAGTTGACGAAGTAGTCTGCAGCTACATATCAAGCAGCTCAGTGGTATCCCAACAAGATTCAATGACGGACACGGTAGTTGAGGCATATAAGAAGGCAGCAGACCATACAACTAGAACTCAGATTCTTTCCCTCATTGCCAATAAATATAGCAAAGCCACATTGTTGAAAATGATTGAGGGTATGACAATCCACCAAATTGATATGGCAAGAAAACATGCAGCTACCTACTGGCCTGGGCATTATGTTGATTCACCAAAGATTGTTCGAGTCAGAATATCAAAAGGAAAAATTCAGCATTTTATAGAGTTCATATCAGCTCCTATGTACCTCCATACAGTGGGTTTTGGTTCCAAACACTTGAAGCTCTCGTCAGGATTGGAAGTCAAAATACCTAAAGTAATCCGTACAATGATTGCATCAAGACTCATCACTGCATATGTTGCATATTGCCAGGACAATGATATTGTACCTCCATCAAGAGCCACATTATATAAGATAGTGAAAGTGTGTGCAGCATCACAGATGAAATCATTACATGGTATTGACAACCTTGCCAGTGAAGGAGAATCAGGAATTTCCATCATTGAGAAAGCAGTGGAAAAACTATCTGAATTAGGACTTGATGAGTTAAAAGTGAAGGACTTCAAGAATCAACTACAAGCTGTAAAATTGCATCTGAAGAATGATTTCAAGACACACCTTATCACAAAAAGCACATGCATCGAGCATTGCATGCAATATGCTTTTTCTGATTCCCCTTGCGATCATGAACATTCAGAGACCTGCTCATCTTGTCACCAAGTGAAAAATGTCACCACTGAAATTGCTCAGTGCCTTAAAGGTGTCCACTGTGAAGCTAATGTGAAAGAGGAAATTCAACATGATGTAGACTTGTCATGTGAGAAAATAGTGAACTGGCGAAATCATTGCATAAGGACTGTGAATCAGGATGCATGTAAGAGAGATATTCTGAACAACCTTCGAGAAGATCAAGGATTTATAATCATGGACTGGGCAATGAAATATTTGCCACAGACATTCAGAGAAACTCAGAGTGAATGGTTCGGAAAGCAAGGGATCAGCTGGCATGTATCATGTGTCCTCGTACGAAAAAATGGTACAGAAGATGATGAACCATTAGACATTCTTTCCTATGTCCATCTTCTTCAAAATGGAACACAGGGATGGTTCACGGTTTCCAAAATTCTTACCCACACTTTGCAGATGCTTCATGAGAGTCACCCACATCTGAGAGAAGTATATTTACGCTCTGATAATGCTGGATGCTACCACTGTACCCCTCTTCTGGCATGCCTTTGGAAATTAAGGAACGATTCATTTGTGACAATCAGAGAGTATAATTTTAGTGAAGCACAATCTGGCAAAGATTTGTGTGACTCGCGCACAGGGAGTTGTAGAATGCACATCTTAAATTACATCAATGAAGGTAACAATGTCACAAATGTCTTTGAGATGAAAGATGCCCTTGAGAGTCATGGGGGAGTGCGAAATACATTCACTTCCATCATTGATGTTGATATGAGCACCCAGCCTGTACTGTCAGGTCAGCTTCAGATCCCCATAAGCCAGTACAACAACTTCACCTTTATGGACAGTGGTATTTTGGCATTCAAGTCTTACGGTTTCGGAGAGCAGCTTATTCCATCCGAAAAGCTTGAAAGTGTTACAAAAAACATGATGGACATCCAAGAAGCTATG ATTGTTGCAAACGCCAAACCACCCACTGACAAACCAAGACAAAAGAAAACTACAAGTCGTTTGCTGTCATGTTGTGATCCTGATTGTGTAAAAGAGTTCAGAAAAGAGAGTCAACTGCTAAACCACCTAGCTATTGGTAATCATGTGAACGACAATGAAGAGGCTGACAACATACTGGACACCTCGAAAAGAATGTGGGTGCAGGCATGTACCAAAATCAGATCTACTCAACCCATTGTTAGCATTGAAACAGATGATCGGAATGTGGCTGATGAAGTCTCATATGAAACACAGGCATATGCACTGAAACAAAGGAAGAAAAGTGCAAGATTTTCCAGTGCTGtgaaaaagtttttgtttgagATTTTTGATGAAGGAGAAAAGACTGGTCGAAAGGCAAACCCATACACAGTAAGCAAGCAGATGCGATCAGAAAAAGACTCAGATGGGAAAAGACTTTTTAGTCCATGTGAATGGTTGACACATCAGCAGATTAGAGGTGTTTTTGCCAGTTTTGTCACAAAAAAGCAGAAACTGTCAAGTTCTACTTCACAGGCTAAGCGGTTGATTTGCACGAGGTCGGTGATGAGCAGGATGAACTTCTTGAAAATATCATCTGTAGTCTTCAGGCAGCAGAACATTTTGATACTGTTCAAGACATAG